A region of the Mytilus galloprovincialis chromosome 1, xbMytGall1.hap1.1, whole genome shotgun sequence genome:
TTATAGTATGGAAACAATAACATTGACATGACTAAAATTACATTACTGTGGTGTCTACtgttgtaataaataaaaaataattttctcaaACTGAAATGTCATTCATTATACCTCCAACAGATTAAGTATAATCAGAGACGCGTGTCTTAAATGTCTCTGGTGTAATAACGTCATTAGTCAGGCTGAGAAAATAAATGACCCTGCGCTATACTTTGACTGAGTATTAAAGGACCGGTGAAGCTCATAAACTCGGCGATACAATTTTGGAGAGTTGAAATATAATTAAACTATAGTGATTAATCTAGGAATGGGTGAgaggtttaaataaaaaaacattggtcTCCCTTAGCATTTGAGATGACTGATCATATaccaaaataatttttgttgtaTCTCGGCAGTTGTAATTAATCGATTTTACTTCAcctcccagtggcggatccagaagttttcataagtaggggcccactgactgcctaagaaagGGGGGCCGCTtccgtcatgcttcagtgatttcttATATAAACAACCAAAATTTTCCCACATAAGGAGGGGGGCGGACCCCCTGGGCCACCCCACTAAATCCGTCTCTGCTTTCTAGGTTCAAATGCCTAACATTTACAAGTgacatacccgtagccagggggggttgggggttcggacgaaccccccccccccttgaaatcaaataagcactgttaaagtcaacgttttgttcaaattgtgactgttaaagtcgagttcatgagtccaacgaaccccccctaggaaattcctggctacgggtcTGAGTGATTTAAAACGGACAGCCTAGAAAATTTAGAGTGGAGTCGAACGCACCTGCCACGTGCGGAGTTTGACTAACAATTAGTGTTGACTCACAACTGTAAACTATCACAGTtaagttttatataaaacaaaagcaaaaaattgttaagtatatattttatgtaaaggAATAAATGAGATTTATTTCCGCATATCGATACATAAGTATTAAAAATTGAAGCGGATACCGGATACCTCATAGTCAAACCAATCAAGTTCGACCCGATCTACGGGGAGACAACTTActaaataaacaaagaaacatGGCAAATTTGGATGACGATGAAATAGACAAACTTAAATTGCCCGCAGCTGTGAAACTTGCCAAGCAAAGAGAAATAGATATTACGGGTTTAAGAGATCTAGAAGAAATAAAATGCCAGCTGAAGAAATACTTGCTGACAGATCGGAGAAACCGAGAAAGTGTAAACTATTTCCTTCTTGGTCTACTTTCGCTTTGTCTTTCAACAAAAAAGCCAAACtattgtgcactttttttttattcaggaaaataCTACGGGGGGCTTGATATACTCTAGATTATGTTGTAGACACTCCCTAGAATGACACTTACACTTTCAATAACACATTAGACAAGGGTgaaacaaaaaaggggggatacttCAATACTCTATATGTTGGGACTTTAAGTTGGGTACTCCACTCAGgagcggatccagtcattttaaaaatggggggggggggggttccaacccccgagTACACCCCCCTGGATCTGCAACTGCCACTCTTACATTACTGACCATTACACACCACATTAAACAGCAATATGGGTAAAGGTTACATTTTTACCTACacagtatatttttaaaatgtaaattatataaaaataaaagggtGTGCTAACTGAACTCCAGTGCCATCAAATAAGTATTGAAGTAACCAAAGCTAGATGCAGAATAACAACTTTATACATTAAGTGTCTTGTCCCTTAATTATAAAATGGTCAAGATCATGGATAATAAATATCATTATCTCAATATGCTACATTTACCATCATTTATTCAGACAAGTGTATTATCAGATAGGCAAGCTTTTAACTCTTTTAAATCGAAAGTTTTTGATGAATATAATGACTATTAATGTTAAAATGAACACAGGGCATGACATGAAAGAACTCTTTTTATTCTAGTTGGAAAATTCGTAACTTTCCTTTTTTGAAGCAGACTGTTATTAGACAAGTTTGAAAGGAAATCATTTTAATTTgatgaaacaaaagttaaaaataactaaatgtttcataattttaaatcatacaaatacatatatacttattttcaaatgatttttaaaagcaaatttcAAGGCAAGCAACTACTGAAGAAATGATCAGTATGATATTTAGAGTCTTTCAAAATACAACTTTCAATTTGATGTCAAGCATGTATAACCTATCTTTTATTGGAATCTAGAAACATGGCTTAGTTCACTTTTATAGCTAATGAAAAGCCTCAAATTAGAATATGATATTTACAGGTGATACAAGAATTAATGGTAGCAGCAGAAGAAGATTCTAAAGTGAGACATGAACTCATGGAAATATATGAGAAAACTATTAAAAGTTTAGACTTCTATTCTCATGAAGATCCACTAATCAGAAGTGTTAGTAAAGGATATAGAaacataaatgttttaaaaatgttattgaaacaGAAGGGAAAACTGGATGGCAAAATATCAAGATGTCCAGTATTAGTTTTAGgtataattaatattatttatagtTTGTTGGCTTTAGCATGGATAAATTGTCAAAAATTAGGAAGTACAAATTAAAAAGATTTtacctttttaatatttttaattgaatcACTTGGACTATTAGAGTTTATAAGATGatgatataaaagataaaaataatacacaaatatttccattctcaattttatgtatgtttatgaagaatgttttaaagaaaacatgTCCCCATGCATTTATGATGACCAACTAATACATTGTGTGTACCTTGAAAAATATTTCTATGAAAAAAATGTCAAGCAAGTACTTTTAAAAGATTAATTGATGCATATTcttaaacataaatgtacaatatataactACAGTTCTTTACTCAAACACATCATTATATTTAGTCATACATGTATGTCCTTTGAACTCATTTTGTTTAACTGTACTTTAGATTCAGAGATTTttgcaatgttgtttttttgcaaaaaattgtttcaaaatagggttctttaaattcaactttttaattttaacatcATTATTTGTACATGCATGCATAGGTTCCTTTCCTGAAATTacaataataaatctggcatTTTTTGTCTTCGTCCAtcaattacaacaaagcacacacaaatttctgaattttacaGTAAAGTTTTCCATTTTGACCATTTTGTAGGAGATACAGGAGCTGGAAAGagttcttttattaatttattattaggCCAGGAGGTATTCCCATGCTCATTATTGAGTAACACAAGTGTTATATGTGAGATTTCTTACTCTGAATTACCTTATGCCACACTTTATCCACACGAGGACGAAGGGGATACAGTCCAACCAGAAAGTATCAGTTCTGAGAGTGAAAGGATGGAAGATTTTAACTTTACAAGACTTTCACAGCTAGTACAACAAAGAGATGAAGAGAAGAAAAGATCATCATTTCAGAAAGCTGAGATAGGGTTTCCATTGCCTATTTTGAAGGTAATTGCATgttgtcaatttaaaaattaatggGAGGTTTAattaagcaaaaaataaaatatattcaaaaactTTCTACTGCAGCATGTGCGTTATTTACCAAAGTTGTGTTTATCTTCTATTATTATCAGTTGTGAAAGATGTGTAGtagaaaagttttaaatttggATCAAATATGGTATTTACTGCACATACCCATTAATTGTGTTCCAATCATTTATATTAATAGTCAATTAGTATTTTTTACCTAAAAGTTTAAGTATAATACTGAAAATTgaggttcaaattttttttaaccataATTATAGATTACAAGATTAAAAGCACAGCACTTGAtgcattattaaaaatattttctgttttgataTGTTAAATTTCTTGAAATCTTCAGAAAAGTTCTTAAGTAAAGATATGTTGACAGATATCTTCAGAAAAGTTCTTAAGTAAAGATATGGCGACATATATCTTCAGAAAAGTTCTTAAGTAAAGATATGGCGACATATATCTTCAGAAAAGTTCTTTTTAAGTAAAGATAAGTTGACAGATACAATATTAAATCTATGGTTGATATTTGCATGTGAATCCAATTTTTGTGAAGTTGCAGTCAGTGTGaaattgtaaaatatgaaaatacaaaGATTAAATTAGCAGTTACAATTGACAGCAGGGGAGATAACTGTATACTAAATCAGATTTTATTTTCAGACTGGTTTGATCATTGTGGATAGTCCAGGTGTTGGAGATACACCAGAAATGACAAAGTTGGTTCTAGACTATATAATGGAAGCTTCagcttttgtttttatcattaacACAATTGATGGAGTACAGATCACAAGAGTGAGTGTCTACGTGAAATTTTCAAAGATGGGTTTTTTTACTAATccttattttgtttgaaatatgtttaaCTTTCTGTCACATATGTgaacaaataaaatgtacaacTTAGTGTAGAAAGTTTGTACCAAGTCTGTTATTAACTAGGTGCTATGACAATCAAATTTAGATTAAATCTCTACTTTGCTTAACTTTTTTATGCTTGGCTGCTGTATGGCTGTGTGAGAGCACAAAGCATAAGAAAAATGAGTgtagatttaattttaatcagattgatgCTAGGGCAACGGCCTCACACTTAACTATTCTTTCATAGTTGATGTAACCAAATAGCAGTAACATATATATTGTAGTGTAAGAAAGTGGGGAAACAATTATTGGAGAAAACTGAAAACTGCTTTTTAAATTTCAGTTGGAAATGTTATTAGCAGAGATTGCAGACAGAGTCATGACAGAAAACAAGTATTACAAGCAGGACTGTACTTTGTTTGTATGTAATAAATGGGACCAGGTAGGTCAAGTTAAAACTTTCAACTtataaaaagttatttcaatCTTTCAAACATCTTACATACATTTGTAGAACTAATTATGTGAGCAGCAATAACTGTCATACTTTCATATGTGTTCATTGGTGTAAACCTTGAGAGCTGACCTACACATCCATTTCAGGTTTATGACCTATGGTTATATATTTGGttaattttgaaattgataaGTAGAACTTATTAAGTATCTTCAACATCTATAGCATGTTGTGAAAATTTATAACCTCAAGGTATTGGTATTGTTGAAATGCAGTCTACTTTTCCAATTTTAGTCTCAAGAACTAGGAGTATTGCTAACACAGTAAGAAGTTTCTGAACATAAATTCATTCAATATACTTGTTTAACTAGCAATTTTGTCCTCTTTTACCATAcagttttttcgttttttttcgttttctaaAAATTGCATTTGCGTTCTTTTTGCCTCTGTAAAGGTGGCTGAAAATTATATAGTTTGGAAAAGATTGAAATTTACTCATGTACATTGAATGGAACTTTGTTAAACAAAGTAATGTATGCCCTTCAGTTGTTTTTATATCTATCAGGTTCCCATTGATGAAAGAGATTCAGTTCGGGAAGatgcattaaaaaaattaaagaaagtttGGATTGGATTTCAGCCATCACATTTGTACACATTATCAACGAAGGAAGCTCTCTGGATCCAGAAGGATGGGCTAATTGTTGGAAGATTTGAAAAAATACTTCAGGGAATCATAAATCTACTCCCTCCAAGCAGGGAGCAGCTACTTACAACATCAACAGGGTATGAACTTGGGAAATATCAACAAACTATTATGCACTAggctatttatataaatataatatgtaaattTCCTTGATAATGTAATCACTGGGTCATTTGAACATAACATACATTACCAACATCAACGGGATGATACAATTATTAGTCAAATAAATTGagttattaaatgatatgagcaaataagccctaatacggataaatcagcatgtgcaatactgaAAACGTCCCACTGtcgatataaatcaagatttaataTTGCTCTTCGAACAGGGTCAATACggaaaaaacagggccaatacagaaaaaagcggGAAAAAAGTCGTATTAGCCCTAGGGCTAATACAGgacgttcacttccggttttcAATTTTCTTACGCCATTACTTAACTTTGGAAGTATCGTTATGcataaaaacatttgtataatatttttatgccccacctacgatagtagaggggcattatgttttctggtctgtgcgtccgtccgtccgtccgtccgtctgtcccgcttcaggttaaagtttttggtcaaggtagtttttgatgaagtttaagtccaatcgacttcaaacttagtacacatgtcccctatgatatgatctttctaattttaatgccaaattagagtttttaccccaatttcacggtccactgaacatggaaaatgatagtgcgagtggggcattcgtgtactgaggacacattcttgttataaattaaaatcataaaataaacaggTTAAATGATGTGCAATGTTTTGTTACGTCTTAAAGTTTTGAAACggaaaaaacagggccaatacagaaaaaagcggGAAAAAAGCCGTATTGGCCCATGGGCTAATACGGgacgttcacttccggtttttaattttcttataatcatttaataaaagtgttatgaactggctgtttctgtattggcactggtatagattctcggtcagctgtattggccctcgaccctacgggtctcgaggccaatacagcaaaccttgaatctataccagtgccaatacagaaacagccagttaataacactatattATTAACATCACACTAGGCCATTTTAACATTGCAAATGgtcatttgttaaataaaaatcaatatattttatgcatcacTCTTTTTTTCATTAGTTTTCTACTTTGATTATAACTAAATAagacaagtaatttttttttaaaagtcattaaATGCTGTAATGTTCATAATAATTTTCTCAGTTGACATGATTTATGTTGGACCTGAAGACCAAACTGTTACCTGAAGTAAGAGGTTTGAAGGGGATACCTAACACTTTAATTCAAATAGAGTTGGCTcgtttttttgtcataaaattttgacaaaatatttactttgacatattgataaaaattaatacagtaaTTTGAACCACACGATGTACAGTGATAATTtcatagcaatttgacaaacacaaattttgatcatAGAGGCTTGATTTCTTTTTAGTAATACAATGTAGTGTGTGAATAAAATGTTCGGTTTCTTTTTAAAGAGTTAACTCCCATTAGGTGTTCTGTAACCCCTCAGGTAACAAATAAGGATTGAGGGCAagtcaaaacttttttttctgagAAAACCCTCTGTAACTGTTAGTTTTGAATTCCTTTCATTTCTATCTTTTTTAGCAAATTGTTTGATTTCCTGAACAACTGCATGACTTGTATTGAAAACAATATTCAGAAAAGTACAATCAGTGTTGAGGAAGCTGAGAGACAACAAGCTGAGGTTAACACTAGGATGAAGGCATTAAAGGCAGAGGTGAATGAATTCTTTGATCATCAAAAATCTGGTTTGAAATCAAATCTAAGTAAAATAGCAGAgtctttatcaaaatatttgagAACTGAGGATGTCAAGAAGGACTTAGGTAATTTTAAGGCTACTGATCCTGAATTTTATCAGAAGAATTTCCAGGATGTTTCAGTTATTATAAGATCACGAGTTTATGATGGGATTTCAAAACATATGAAAACTTGGGAAGAGGAACAAAAGCAACTTGAAGATATCGGCAaacagcttttaaaaaagtttaacGAAAAGTTTCCAGATTTTGAAGCTCAGTTATTTCGAGTTGAAAAATTATTCAGGAACACTTGGCGAGGCGATACAGGCGAAGCAGAATCACCAATGGATGAAAAAATTCCTCTTGTACCAGACATTATAACAGATCGTTACACCAACCTCAATCTGGGATTAAAAGTTATTCTGAGTGTTGCATTAACTCCAGTGTTTCTGATTGGTGCTATTGTTAGACTTCCATATTGGGGCTTGAGACACCTTGGTAATGTAATCAAAAACGAAATGTTACACAGGAGCTTTGAGAAAGGTAATGACAAAGACAAAGTAATTAAAGAATATACACAAAATGTTATCAATAAAATGACGGAGAAGATGGTGATTGATGCCTGTTTTGGGTCACAGTTATCTATCTTGTACCATTATATTGACCACCAGAAACAGAAAGTGATTGAGCAGATTGATAGGAAACTTGCCATGCTGAATGAAAGTGCCTTTGATCATTCTGAACCTTTCAATGCTACGTGGCATGCTTCAATGGCAACAGTCGAAGTTTTGCTCAAGAATGTAGAATATTTCAATATGATGTTTCTTcctcaaaatctacatttcgagTCATTGGACAGATTTGAAGTGACTGATGTTCTTTCAGAAGGGGTCCTGACAAAAATAGTTTTAGCAAGAGATACAAAGAAGAATAATGAGCTGATTGCAATAAGACAAACCCAAATGTCCATTAATATTGATATGATTAAACAGTATCAGAAAGAAGAGAGATACTACAggtaagaataataataatatttattcaggTAAAGCcaatatatacaaatacataatACAACCTTAAAATATAGCAATAGGTACCTCTAATGCTTTAACCCAGGCATGACCCACCGAAGCAAACAAGGTTATTTCCAATTGGGTCTTTATagtcttgaaaataaaataaataattatcattcaaatttaCAGCACTAAACACAGCTTAAAACATTTGTATTAGAAGCAATTTAataaagagggtggtaaagggttattttcgtgcaccgtgttttgccatttttatttcacgtgcagccctGAAAAAGGTTGGTTATTCACCTTGTTTTGTAAATTCAGTGAAAAGGTCAAGGtgagacatttttaattgttcgatcatcgtgaaatgtcaattttatttcgAGTTCTACTTTGCAGATACCCCCCTGTCAACcctcaaaaaaatataaagtctGTATCTAACATTGACCTGAGTTTACTCATAAGGTGTTCTTTACTTCACACTTAAATTGTATTTTTGAATACCTTTTACATAATCTTGCAAATCATTCCAGGTTTTGATAAACAGAAAGAAGGTAATATTGTGCAGTTTCTTGAAAAGTTTCAGTTCACAACAGATTGCTTCTATATAAAAGTTATGAGATGTGGTATATATGCCAACAAGTCAACTATTCTCAAGAGTTCAACAGACTTAAATTAAAGCAATTATAGGACAATGcactgccttcaataatgagaaaaacttGTAGCTTGAAAGTCAGCAATGTgttgtataaatatttattaaaattattctgTATGAAAAATTTGTTGTGGACCTTACTCAGTCAAATCTATTAAAAGAAAAGATTTCCAGATAATTGTCactaattttatcatatttattatcaagttcctgactagggacagctaggtgcaaacaaatgcagtgatTTACAAGTTTTAATAGGttccaaccttcacccttacctgaaacttAATTAAAAGACATATTATCTCTTTATAGAGTGTAGTGATTCTGAACAGTACTTAACAAAGAATAAATCTTGGCACATTTTTTGCAACCACAGATACTGAGATAGAAATCACAAACATAAGGGAAGCAGGGTTTACATTGATGGTGTATTGGAAAGTCgcaacttttttaattttccatttcaAAATTAAGTGAACTCAATGACCTTTATAAAATCACTTATTGGGAATTCCCTGATTATAGTATAGCATCACATCTAAgaaacctgattttttttttattacagaaagACTAATACCAGTAAGCATGATAAGCGTCAAATCATTATTGTTGATACATTTGTTAAGCATGACATGCATGTCTGGCAATGCTTCCAACGTCCTAGACAAAGTCTAAGACAGTTTATCAAGGAGAAACAGTACAAAGAGTATGATGACACGAAGTTGAAGTTCTACTACCAAACCCTGAGTCAAGTCACAAAAGGACTGAAATATTTGCACGAGAGAGGCATGGTGCATGTTGATTTATGTCAAGATACTATAATGGTATGTATATGTATtatgagaataacaaaaaaaaaatggattcatCAGAAGTACAATATTgaaacaaaaaacatatttacactttTGTTATTAAGCTGAATTTTGCCTCCAAATGACCTCAGATCTACTCGGAATAACCTTATGACGTCAAAGAACAATAACTTTTTAATTGCGacatcaaaatttttaaataatgtcAAAGTTAATGGAAACCTGTGTGATTGTACATAATGGCGGACACATTtacatacaagtgtaaatacgtctttAAGGTAGTAGGAGAGGAAGAAAAAAACAGTTATGTTATAATGTCTTGTATGAGTTATTTGTGACTTTTACCGAATTTCAGTAACTTTTTCAATAAACAACTtttgagttcgatgcatttctgtCAAAAAGTTTGGTTTGAGTGAACATCATTGTGTTTAGGGGCATCATCACTTCAATTTCCATGTTGAACAAGTTGTTAGAAAACTGTGATGCTATATTGCACAAATTATTATGCAAATTAAATTCTTATTATTGACAATCATTACTGCCATCATTAAGGCTTTTGGCAAGGCAATAAATGGATTGCGTTTGAGTAAGACGCCAGGAAAgagacatacatttttttttttttttttttaggcaaATCATTTATTACTACCGGTATATATTAGTAAGTGAAAAAGTTCTATGCAACTGTTAATTTGTTATCTTCAGATTGACAAGGACGGTAAAGTTGTCCTGGTGAACATATCCTGTCCCACATTGTTAGACAAATCCTTGTTCAGTCCTGACATAACCAGTGTTGCAGACTATGTCCACTTCTCTGCTGATATCATGACACACACAGACATGACAGTCTATGAGAAGAAACATGATATATACAGTCTTGGTATTCTGATGTGGGAATTATGGAGTCAAGAGAATGCATTCAGTAGAC
Encoded here:
- the LOC143068049 gene encoding uncharacterized protein LOC143068049 — translated: MANLDDDEIDKLKLPAAVKLAKQREIDITGLRDLEEIKCQLKKYLLTDRRNRESVIQELMVAAEEDSKVRHELMEIYEKTIKSLDFYSHEDPLIRSVSKGYRNINVLKMLLKQKGKLDGKISRCPVLVLGDTGAGKSSFINLLLGQEVFPCSLLSNTSVICEISYSELPYATLYPHEDEGDTVQPESISSESERMEDFNFTRLSQLVQQRDEEKKRSSFQKAEIGFPLPILKTGLIIVDSPGVGDTPEMTKLVLDYIMEASAFVFIINTIDGVQITRLEMLLAEIADRVMTENKYYKQDCTLFVCNKWDQVPIDERDSVREDALKKLKKVWIGFQPSHLYTLSTKEALWIQKDGLIVGRFEKILQGIINLLPPSREQLLTTSTGKLFDFLNNCMTCIENNIQKSTISVEEAERQQAEVNTRMKALKAEVNEFFDHQKSGLKSNLSKIAESLSKYLRTEDVKKDLGNFKATDPEFYQKNFQDVSVIIRSRVYDGISKHMKTWEEEQKQLEDIGKQLLKKFNEKFPDFEAQLFRVEKLFRNTWRGDTGEAESPMDEKIPLVPDIITDRYTNLNLGLKVILSVALTPVFLIGAIVRLPYWGLRHLGNVIKNEMLHRSFEKGNDKDKVIKEYTQNVINKMTEKMVIDACFGSQLSILYHYIDHQKQKVIEQIDRKLAMLNESAFDHSEPFNATWHASMATVEVLLKNVEYFNMMFLPQNLHFESLDRFEVTDVLSEGVLTKIVLARDTKKNNELIAIRQTQMSINIDMIKQYQKEERYYRKTNTSKHDKRQIIIVDTFVKHDMHVWQCFQRPRQSLRQFIKEKQYKEYDDTKLKFYYQTLSQVTKGLKYLHERGMVHVDLCQDTIMIDKDGKVVLVNISCPTLLDKSLFSPDITSVADYVHFSADIMTHTDMTVYEKKHDIYSLGILMWELWSQENAFSRQIKQHSITNLRHFSEYLRGVDIQSCLPSVSKDESITSLVKTWHDVMSHSLELKDELTAAKWLDSFTYDLECSEFSQSYTGIDNLEISPHIYSRMTQAAM